From Planococcus halocryophilus, the proteins below share one genomic window:
- a CDS encoding YczE/YyaS/YitT family protein, which yields MRYGFYMIGILLLTLGIACTIQSDLGTSPFDAVLVGLATNIGLTVGSWEVIVALLLIGCNSFLIRQKPEVLGLVTAIITGIGIDLWLFVLSNLLTIELVQGQAIYFAVGLLLIGVGTATYLHTNFAPIPIDRLTLILRDITKTNLFVGRTLIYTLFLLFALLLGGPIGIGTILTVCFAGLLLNFFMPPIAKAIDRVVLPPVTSTH from the coding sequence ATGCGATATGGCTTTTACATGATTGGAATTTTGTTATTAACTTTAGGTATAGCTTGCACCATTCAATCAGATCTTGGAACATCTCCTTTTGATGCAGTTTTGGTAGGGTTAGCTACTAATATAGGCCTTACAGTAGGAAGTTGGGAAGTTATAGTGGCTCTTCTGTTAATTGGCTGCAACTCCTTTTTAATCAGACAAAAACCAGAGGTATTGGGCTTAGTAACCGCTATTATCACAGGAATTGGAATCGATCTTTGGCTTTTTGTGTTGAGCAACTTGTTGACTATTGAATTAGTTCAAGGCCAAGCTATATATTTTGCAGTAGGATTATTGTTAATAGGAGTTGGAACCGCAACTTATTTACACACCAATTTCGCACCCATTCCAATCGATCGCTTAACGTTAATTTTGAGAGATATCACGAAAACCAATTTATTTGTCGGAAGAACGTTAATTTATACTTTATTTTTGCTTTTTGCGTTATTACTGGGGGGACCAATTGGAATCGGAACCATACTAACTGTGTGTTTTGCCGGACTTTTGCTTAACTTCTTTATGCCCCCAATTGCCAAAGCAATCGATCGCGTCGT